The Arachis ipaensis cultivar K30076 chromosome B07, Araip1.1, whole genome shotgun sequence genome includes a window with the following:
- the LOC107609380 gene encoding bidirectional sugar transporter N3-like, with amino-acid sequence MTTNHPSSLAFTFGILGNVISFLVYLAPLPTFYRIYKKKTTEGFQSLPYLVALFSCMLWLYYAFLKTDAVLLITINSVGCVIEIIYITIFIIYATNDARKLTVKLFAGMNMGLFGVILFVTHFALNGILRVQVLGWICVSISVTVFAAPLSIVAQVIRTKSVQFMPFNLSFFLTLSAVMWFAYGLFLRDICIALPNVLGFALGVLQMLLYAIYRNGGGDVVVKTQEKEKEKEKEKGLDLGIKNILVVNPLGGCEVFPIPIVDAAKCVNIVVNDDVNDQQLQQDQKNHHKSPV; translated from the exons ATGACGACCAATCATCCCAGTTCTTTGGCCTTTACATTTGGCATACTTG GTAACGTGATATCGTTCCTGGTGTACTTGGCTCCGCT GCCAACATTTTACCGGATATACAAGAAGAAAACAACAGAAGGATTCCAATCACTACCTTACTTGGTAGCATTATTCAGTTGTATGCTATGGTTGTACTACGCTTTTCTCAAAACAGATGCTGTTCTTCTCATCACTATTAACTCTGTTGGATGTGTCATTGAGATTATTTACATCACCATCTTCATAATCTATGCTACCAATGATGCCAGG AAATTAACAGTAAAACTATTTGCTGGAATGAACATGGGTTTATTCGGGGTGATCCTGTTTGTGACGCATTTTGCACTAAATGGTATTCTCCGAGTTCAAGTTCTTGGATGGATTTGTGTCTCCATTTCGGTCACTGTTTTTGCAGCACCTCTAAGCATTGTG GCACAGGTTATAAGAACAAAGAGTGTTCAATTTATGCCATTCAATTTGTCGTTTTTCCTCACATTAAGTGCGGTTATGTGGTTTGCATATGGTTTATTTCTCAGGGATATCTGTATTGCT CTACCAAACGTGTTGGGTTTTGCACTTGGGGTACTTCAGATGCTGCTATATGCCATATACAGAAATGGTGGTGGTGATGTTGTTGTGAAGACAcaagagaaagagaaggagaaggagaaggagaaaggaTTGGATCTGGGAATTAAGAACATACTTGTGGTGAATCCATTGGGGGGTTGTGAAGTGTTCCCAATACCAATAGTGGATGCTGCAAAGTGTGTTAATATTGTTGTTAATGATGATGTCAATGATCAACAACTACAACAAGATCAGAAGAATCACCACAAATCCCCAGTGTGA
- the LOC107609379 gene encoding nudix hydrolase 3 produces the protein MMVCGAEKKRQLHRGGSGDYEHDDVEGRGGVHVWIFAEKTQQLLLVQRHHHFQGLWDASTAAIIISPHSPLTTARRKLQQELGVTLAEDAFEFIFSFLQEESGSARNNGGKEINNDVYLVTTIDPIPLEAFTLQRENVSAVKYVTYQEYESLLAKNDPHYVPYDAHGQYAQLFEIITKRYQENTVARTLALQKQLNRYAPISLNAELTGLSDSDKEALALIVKAAAVIDEIFYVQSWYSNPDLREWLKEHADESELNKLKWSYYKINKSPWSSLDKDEAFLTSADSAIKVLPNATTKTVTAWKGLEYRAAFPVQKPLCANFYPQDMDKKEFETWKGNLDKDQQKEATGFFSVIRRHSNSDDDNDLHVVPYSQEYKSLLAKAADLLHKAGEITTSPSLKRLLHAKADAFLSNDYYESDIAWMDLDSKLDVTIGPYETYEDKLFGYKATFEAFIGIRDDKATAQLKLFGDSMQLLEQNLPMDNAYKSEDVSAAPIRVIQLIYNAGDVKGPQIVAFNLPNDERIVKERGTSMVMLKNVQEAKFEHILMPIAEVCVAKEQQELVDFESFFTHTICHECVHGIGPHTITLPNGQKSTVRLELQEFYSAIEEAKADIVGLWALRFLISKGLLSESLVKTMYVSFLAGCFRSVRFGLEEAHGKGQALQFNWIHEKGGFVVNSDETVSVEFSKIEDAVESLSREILTIQAKGDKQAAASLLDKYGVITDPLKVALKNLETVEVPVDIVPNFPILAQI, from the exons ATGATGGTGTGTGGAGCGGAGAAGAAGAGGCAGCTACACAG AGGGGGTAGTGGGGATTATGAGCATGATGATGTTGAAGGGCGTGGTGGTGTTCATGTGTGGATTTTTGCTGAGAAGACGCAACAGTTGCTCCTAGTGCAACGCCATCATCACTTCCAAGGCCTGTGGGACGCCTCCACTGCTGCAATAATAATATCTCCTCATTCACCTCTTACAACTGCCAG AAGGAAGCTCCAGCAAGAGTTAGGCGTAACACTTGCCGAAGATGCATTCgaatttatattttccttcctccAAGAAGAAAG TGGCAGTGCCAGGAATAATGGAGGAAAAGAGATTAATAATGATGTGTATTTGGTAACAACTATTGATCCAATACCACTAGAGGCCTTCACTCTGCAG AGGGAAAATGTTTCTGCTGTTAAATATGTCACTTACCAAGAGTATGAAAGTTTGCTGGCCAAAAATGATCCACACTATGTTCCTTATGATGCTCATGGACAATACGCTCAGCTCTTTGAAATAATAACAAAGAGGTACCAAGAGAACACTGTTGCCCGCACTTTAGCACTACAAAAGCAACTGAATCGTTATGCTCCTATTTCCCTCAATGCAGAG TTGACAGGGCTTTCGGATTCAGACAAAGAGGCTCTTGCTTTAATTGTGAAAGCAGCAGCAGTAATCGATGAAATTTTTTATGTGCAG TCTTGGTACAGTAATCCAGATCTGAGAGAATGGTTGAAGGAGCATGCTGATGAATCAGAGTTAAATAAGCTGAAGTGGTCCTACTATAAGATTAACAAGAGCCCCTG GTCTAGCCTTGACAAGGATGAAGCATTTTTGACAAGTGCAGATTCGGCAATAAAAGTTCTTCCTAATGCAACTACTAAGACAGTTACAGCATGGAAGGGTCTGGAATACAGAGCTGCATTTCCCGTGCAGAAACCACTTTGTGCTAATTTCTACCCCCAAGACATGGACAAAAAG GAGTTTGAAACTTGGAAGGGGAATCTGGATAAGGATCAACAGAAAGAGGCAACAGGCTTTTTCAGCGTTATTAGAAGGCACAGTAacagtgatgatgataatgatttaCATGTGGTTCCTTACTCTCAAGAGTATAAGTCTCTTCTTGCAAAAGCTGCGGATTTATTACATAAAGCTGGGGAGATTACCACTTCACCAAG TTTGAAGAGGCTGCTGCATGCTAAGGCTGATGCTTTCCTTTCAAATGATTATTATGAATCGGATATTGCTTGGATGGACCTG GACTCTAAGTTGGATGTCACAATTGGGCCATATGAAACTTATGAGGATAAACTTTTTGGATATAAG GCTACATTCGAAGCGTTTATTGGAATTAGAGACGATAAAGCAACTGCTCAACTGAAACTCTTTGGTGATAGTATGCAG CTTCTGGAACAAAATCTCCCGATGGACAATGCTTACAAATCAGAAGATGTGAGTGCAGCACCGATCCGTGTTATCCAGCTTATATATAATGCAGGG GATGTCAAGGGACCGCAAATTGTTGCTTTCAATCTACCGAATGATGAGCGTATTGTAAAAGAACGCGGAACATCTATGGTCATGCTTAAGAATGTTCAAGAGGCAAA GTTTGAGCACATTCTTATGCCAATAGCTGAAGTCTGTGTTGCTAAGGAACAACAAGAGCTTGTAGATTTTGAATCATTTTTCACGCATACTATCTGCCATGAATGCGTGCATGGGATTGGACCTCATACCATAACACTTCCAAATGGTCAGAAGTCTACTGTGAGATTG GAATTGCAAGAATTCTACTCAGCAATAGAAGAAGCAAAAGCTGATATAGTAGGCCTATGGGCATTGAGGTTCTTGATCTCCAAG GGGCTGCTCTCTGAAAGTCTAGTGAAGACTATGTATGTTTCTTTTCTGGCTGGATGCTTCCGGTCAGTGCGTTTTGGATTAGAAGAGGCTCACGGGAAAGGACAGGCATTGCAGTTCAACTGGATTCACGAGAAAGGAGGGTTTGTGGTGAACTCGGATGAAACCGTTTCTGTTGAGTTTTCAAAGATTGAAGATGCAGTTGAAAGCCTGAGCAGGGAGATACTCACCATACAAGCCAAAGGTGATAAACAGGCTGCGGCTTCGCTTCTCGACAAGTACGGTGTGATTACAGATCCACTCAAAGTTGCTCTCAAAAACTTGGAGACAGTTGAGGTCCCTGTTGACATAGTTCCCAACTTTCCCATTCTCGcccaaatataa
- the LOC107609888 gene encoding cysteine-rich repeat secretory protein 60 isoform X2 has product MSKTPLSFTIFLSLSLFFFPSITASSITDRYLYGGCTQQKYTSNSPYESNLNSMLTSLVNSATYLSYNNFTMVGGSQQDVIYGLYQCRGDLSMPDCATCVARAVTKAGDMCRGSCGGAVQLDGCYVKYDNATFLGVEDKVVVLKQCGPSVGYNPEGMGSRDAVLGGLAGSGGPFREGGSGVVRGVAQCMGDLSYGECQDCLSEAITKLKSDCGTADYGDMFLGKCYARYSIGGAHQASKAHGK; this is encoded by the exons ATGTCCAAAACACCCCTTTCTTTCACCATCTTTCTAAGTCTCTCTCTATTTTTCTTTCCCTCCATCACAGCCTCCTCCATCACAGACAGATACCTCTATGGCGGGTGCACCCAACAAAAGTACACTTCAAACTCGCCCTACGAGTCGAATCTCAACTCGATGCTCACCTCGCTGGTCAACTCGGCCACCTACTTGTCCTACAACAACTTCACCATGGTAGGCGGCAGTCAGCAGGACGTCATCTACGGCCTATACCAGTGCCGTGGCGACTTGTCCATGCCAGACTGCGCCACCTGTGTTGCACGGGCTGTCACAAAAGCTGGGGACATGTGTCGCGGCTCTTGTGGCGGGGCAGTGCAACTAGATGGATGTTATGTGAAGTATGACAACGCCACGTTTTTGGGCGTGGAGGATAAAGTGGTAGTGTTGAAGCAGTGTGGGCCCTCCGTGGGCTATAACCCAGAAGGGATGGGTAGTAGGGACGCCGTGCTGGGTGGACTCGCGGGCTCTGGTGGGCCCTTTCGTGAGGGAGGGTCCGGAGTAGTCCGCGGTGTAGCTCAATGCATGGGGGACCTTAGCTACGGAGAGTGTCAGGATTGTCTCTCCGAAGCTATAACAAAGCTGAAGAGCGACTGTGGGACGGCGGACTACGGAGACATGTTCTTGGGGAAGTGTTATGCGAGGTATTCTATTGGTGGAGCCCATCAGGCCTCCAAGGCCCATG GAAAATGA
- the LOC107609888 gene encoding cysteine-rich repeat secretory protein 60 isoform X1, producing the protein MSKTPLSFTIFLSLSLFFFPSITASSITDRYLYGGCTQQKYTSNSPYESNLNSMLTSLVNSATYLSYNNFTMVGGSQQDVIYGLYQCRGDLSMPDCATCVARAVTKAGDMCRGSCGGAVQLDGCYVKYDNATFLGVEDKVVVLKQCGPSVGYNPEGMGSRDAVLGGLAGSGGPFREGGSGVVRGVAQCMGDLSYGECQDCLSEAITKLKSDCGTADYGDMFLGKCYARYSIGGAHQASKAHGKSGKGGERTFAMVIGILAGVAILIIFLAFLSKICGRQGK; encoded by the exons ATGTCCAAAACACCCCTTTCTTTCACCATCTTTCTAAGTCTCTCTCTATTTTTCTTTCCCTCCATCACAGCCTCCTCCATCACAGACAGATACCTCTATGGCGGGTGCACCCAACAAAAGTACACTTCAAACTCGCCCTACGAGTCGAATCTCAACTCGATGCTCACCTCGCTGGTCAACTCGGCCACCTACTTGTCCTACAACAACTTCACCATGGTAGGCGGCAGTCAGCAGGACGTCATCTACGGCCTATACCAGTGCCGTGGCGACTTGTCCATGCCAGACTGCGCCACCTGTGTTGCACGGGCTGTCACAAAAGCTGGGGACATGTGTCGCGGCTCTTGTGGCGGGGCAGTGCAACTAGATGGATGTTATGTGAAGTATGACAACGCCACGTTTTTGGGCGTGGAGGATAAAGTGGTAGTGTTGAAGCAGTGTGGGCCCTCCGTGGGCTATAACCCAGAAGGGATGGGTAGTAGGGACGCCGTGCTGGGTGGACTCGCGGGCTCTGGTGGGCCCTTTCGTGAGGGAGGGTCCGGAGTAGTCCGCGGTGTAGCTCAATGCATGGGGGACCTTAGCTACGGAGAGTGTCAGGATTGTCTCTCCGAAGCTATAACAAAGCTGAAGAGCGACTGTGGGACGGCGGACTACGGAGACATGTTCTTGGGGAAGTGTTATGCGAGGTATTCTATTGGTGGAGCCCATCAGGCCTCCAAGGCCCATG GAAAATCCGGTAAAGGAGGCGAAAGAACATTTGCTATGGTTATTGGAATCTTAGCTGGAGTAGCAATACTCATTATTTTCCTTGCTTTCTTGAGCAAAATTTGTGGACGGCAAG GAAAATGA